The following coding sequences are from one Triticum aestivum cultivar Chinese Spring chromosome 5A, IWGSC CS RefSeq v2.1, whole genome shotgun sequence window:
- the LOC123102582 gene encoding transmembrane protein 205, with the protein MAWATRFLSAVCFFAAGVLFAPDVLVGDRSGSGATAVTAAKVSHLLCFATCWGAALWATFIGGIIMFKNLPRHQFGNLQGKMFPAYFTLISACAAVSVAAFAYLHPWKAASAVERYQLGFLISALGFNLSNLLVFTPMTIEMMKKRHKIERELSIGDEVGWSKNVKTAKSNPTLAAMNKKFGMIHGLSSLANILSFGSLAMHSWYLASKLEL; encoded by the exons ATGGCGTGGGCGACACGGTTCCTGTCTGCGGTGTGCTTCTTCGCGGCGGGCGTCCTCTTCGCCCCAGATGTCCTCGTCGGCGACCGCTCCGGCTCCGGCGCCACCGCCGTCACGGCCGCCAAGGTGTCCCACCTCCTCTGCTTCGCCACCTGCTGGGGCGCTGCGCTCTGGGCTACCTTCATCGGCGGAATCATCATGTTCAA GAATCTGCCGAGGCACCAGTTCGGGAACCTGCAGGGGAAGATGTTCCCGGCCTACTTCACGCTCATCTCCGCCTGCGccgccgtctccgtcgccgcctTCGCCTACCTCCACCCGTGGAAGGCCGCCTCCGCCGTGGAGCGCTACCAGCTTGGCTTCCTCATCTCCGCGCTCGGCTTCAACCTCTCCAACCTGCTGGTCTTCACCCCCATGACCATTGAG atgatgaagaagaggcaCAAGATCGAGAGAGAGCTTAGCATCGGTGACGAGGTCGGGTGGTCAAAGAACGTCAAGACGGCAAAAAGCAACCCTACCCTCGCTGCGATGAACAAGAAGTTTGGGATGATCCACGGTCTCTCATCGCTGGCCAACATCTTGTCGTTCGGCAGCCTTGCCATGCACTCCTGGTACCTTGCCAGCAAGCTTGAGCTGTGA